In Symphalangus syndactylus isolate Jambi chromosome 14, NHGRI_mSymSyn1-v2.1_pri, whole genome shotgun sequence, one DNA window encodes the following:
- the LOC129462946 gene encoding uncharacterized protein — protein sequence MESFLLDDISSVIQNKGIERIISPMIVQLCHLLISMERKEVENEVFASLEKMAEELAKACEDFVQVAKRLAGDSEEEWLREEVEAAAQSLTVFGRNITLVAQRLHLQPECQRHREELVTTAQQILVNTTKVLLLEDAAMARKMVRAAGWCLTCLDALEAAGDAASLRGPFADLAAALLRLGELAAHRPEERLGRAGRLLRGCVPALIAAARGHLRHPRDQQLAASRRRVCALARKALGELLVRLDPGATASAARTWNGALARRLRQLHELLVAPEPEPLHLGLLDPPLAAVVWHCMRLAACSAPPERLHLVARCGRLLQLRSAGARRLTGIGGPPGRGRGRPEPGQERAALRVATEALSQGFRTGLLRQILDTFTDMQSPLLRLVQAAVATPAGSSPYVGEALRKSLQLFLATFHDRAKQMLRVAHLALVCCPRQEIGRDMEAAMAGIWGLVVRVQQLFSGSRQGSGRDWNPATLQALLRAWARESERLLACFDDVLNIPEFLSVSIQEMTKHLDFFTWALESGDSSEFSRCVAYLQGRATHIVQVMSRYVGRERDPIFRNGLRVLIQQLEQSSLVLGAAAERCSHEYGSPDTDAFLTVAKHLIYSAQSLKEGLDGTKHPDILSPLRDQVHRFDIAKRQPYFILPSLQSSAAPELKYQRVPRLGENDLGTSYPPMDHSSHPLIPDTCPNRRGSPPPAISKLILAVESRDHQAVASACTNLLEHDAAVGAAQGALAGEGPLGPERMMGLQGISTLAPPIIDLTKEIAHCTAARTDRLLEVALRLSGRTRETRQGLAAMAGDWYPLCQQLFCHNPTADLPESTAVFLELHRNLASVVQLAAKNGPMDLDKNNLDSTRHLEVLLQMQGRLKETETHAKQLLEKVLAFDGLQAPKSWEESVEDGCLLWSVAVQDLLQYMEQLSGRKGLFLLPLRLAMKNQQGLQEGLDHAADVSQRLQEAARLSSLLCGDEQEKGEVSFLCREVHVLTDALLDVAQILASSPKPSPSLSTRFELLCLELTLQAKALTGHLSTINADYECAFQDVICPRPSVCKDPQTTPESSLERMVSGIQAVQGIVVEGQEYRPCQEDLLMALESILTLTKEVAQRIPVLREYPEEWGMHILGWLRWEWAAKAHHAVAQLQAWKGGHTKAWRHLAQCLKPWEEPARASEQDSIQPQFFCKEDAAGASAMGIVDSQSAVPGTPLGSSVRTCIAEPGVPGTTTVDLSMRQSSPQSLSPHCPATAAVPTELNQPLPEDGSTDGDSRITRITRAMAKEVFLMAQSLRRRECVLTKDQLITSARKIATSGQDFAKLVCIIAKNCIDQRCSQELLCVVEQVQTMSNQLRIISSVKASLARSKSSEELLVENAQQLLQAVFKTMRAAEAASLRSLREPSPDPEELEVAAFCLQWRRKLLRHRLQETSTMDCDELGLRKTSSKPPPPTLAALVQEAL from the exons GCTTGCCGGAGACTCTGAGGAGGAGTGGCTCAgggaggaagtggaggctgctgCCCAGTCTCTGACCGTGTTTGGAAGGAACATCACACTGGTGGCTCAGAGACTCCATCTTCAGCCAGAATGTCAGCGCCACCGGGAGGAGCTAGTGACCACAGCTCAGCAGATCCTGGTGAACACCACAAAG GTCCTGCTCCTTGAAGACGCGGCGATGGCGAGGAAGATGGTGCGGGCGGCCGGTTGGTGCCTGACCTGCCTGGACGCGCTGGAAGCGGCGGGAGACGCAGCCTCGCTGCGCGGCCCCTTCGCCGACCTGGCCGCGGCGCTGCTGCGTCTGGGGGAACTGGCGGCGCACAGGCCAGAGGAACGCCTGGGCCGCGCGGGCCGCCTGCTTCGGGGCTGCGTCCCCGCACTGATCGCGGCCGCCCGCGGCCACCTCCGGCATCCGCGCGATCAGCAGCTGGCCGCCTCCCGGCGCCGGGTTTGCGCTCTGGCCAGGAAGGCCCTCGGCGAGCTCCTGGTGCGGCTGGACCCTGGCGCCACGGCGTCTGCGGCCCGCACGTGGAACGGCGCGCTCGCCAGGCGCCTGAGGCAATTGCACGAGCTGCTGGTGGCGCCCGAGCCCGAGCCCCTGCACCTCGGCCTGCTGGACCCGCCGCTGGCCGCCGTGGTCTGGCACTGCATGCGCCTGGCCGCCTGCTCTGCGCCGCCCGAGAGGCTGCACCTGGTGGCCCGCTGCGGCCGGCTGCTGCAGTTGCGAAGCGCTGGCGCCAGGCGCCTCACGGGGATTGGCGGACCTCCGGGGAGAGGCCGGGGAAGGCCGGAGCCAGGACAAGAGCGCGCGGCGCTGCGGGTCGCGACGGAGGCCCTCTCCCAGGGGTTCCGCACTGGGCTACTCCGCCAGATCCTGGACACCTTCACGGACATGCAAAGTCCTCTCCTAAGGCTGGTCCAGGCGGCGGTGGCGACTCCCGCAGGCAGCTCCCCTTACGTTGGCGAAGCCTTGCGGAAGAGCCTCCAGCTTTTTCTTGCTACTTTCCATGACAGGGCCAAGCAGATGCTCAGAGTGGCTCACTTGGCATTGGTTTGCTGCCCTCGACAAGAAATTGGCAGAGACATGGAGGCCGCCATGGCAGGCATTTGGGGGCTCGTGGTGAGAGTGCAACAGCTTTTCTCAGGAAGCCGCCAAGGGTCTGGCCGGGACTGGAACCCTGCCACCCTGCAGGCCCTGCTTCGGGCCTGGGCCAGGGAATCCGAACGCCTGTTGGCATGTTTTGATGATGTTCTCAATATTCCTGAGTTCCTGAGTGTGTCCATTCAGGAAATGACCAAGCACTTGGACTTCTTTACATGGGCTTTGGAGAGTGGGGATTCCAGTGAGTTTTCCCGATGTGTGGCATATCTACAGGGCCGGGCCACACACATAGTGCAGGTAATGAGCAGGTATGTGGGCCGGGAACGAGATCCCATTTTCCGGAATGGCCTGAGAGTCTTGATCCAGCAGCTGGAGCAATCTTCATTGGTCTTGGGTGCAGCTGCTGAGCGCTGTTCACATGAATATGGCTCTCCGGACACTGATGCATTTTTAACCGTGGCAAAACATCTGATCTATTCAGCTCAGAGCCTCAAAGAGGGGCTGGATGGGACTAAGCACCCAGATATCCTCAGCCCCCTTCGGGACCAAGTCCACAGGTTTGACATTGCTAAGAGACAGCCTTATTTCAttctccccagcctccagagctctgCAGCACCTGAACTGAAATATCAGAGAGTGCCTAGGTTAGGGGAAAATGACCTAGGCACCTCCTATCCACCAATGGACCATTCTTCCCACCCTTTGATTCCTGACACCTGTCCAAACAGGAGGGGCTCTCCACCCCCTGCCATCAGCAAACTCATCCTTGCTGTAGAGAGCCGTGACCACCAGGCAGTGGCCTCAGCTTGCACCAACCTGCTGGAGCATGatgcagctgtgggtgcagcccAAGGGGCCCTGGCTGGAGAGGGGCCACTGGGGCCAGAGAGGATGATGGGACTCCAGGGTATCTCAACACTGGCACCTCCTATTATTGACCTAACAAAAGAGATAGCACATTGCACAGCTGCTAGAACTGATAGGCTTCTGGAAGTGGCTCTCCGGCTGTCTGGCAGGACCAGGGAAACCAGGCAGGGTTTGGCAGCCATGGCTGGTGACTGGTACCCTCTGTGTCAACAGCTGTTTTGCCACAACCCAACAGCTGATCTGCCAGAGAGTACAGCAGTGTTCCTGGAGCTTCATCGGAATTTAGCCTCAGTGGTTCAACTAGCAGCTAAAAATGGTCCCATGGATTTGGATAAAAACAACCTTGATTCAACTCGGCATCTGGAAGTGCTTTTACAAATGCAAGGCAgattgaaggagacagagacccaTGCTAAACAGTTGTTGGAAAAGGTTTTGGCCTTTGATGGTCTCCAAGCCCCCAAGTCGTGGGAAGAAAGCGTTGAGGATGGGTGTCTTCTATGGTCAGTGGCTGTCCAAGACCTGCTCCAGTACATGGAGCAGCTCAGTGGGAGAAAAGGCCTGTTCCTACTGCCCCTGCGGCTGGCAATGAAGAACCAGCAGGGATTGCAGGAAGGGTTGGATCATGCAGCAGATGTGTCTCAGAGGCTACAAGAGGCAGCCAGGCTGTCCAGCCTACTGTGTGGGGATGAGCAGGAAAAGGGTGAGGTGTCCTTTCTGTGCAGGGAAGTTCATGTACTCACAGATGCTCTGCTGGATGTGGCACAGATCCTGGCCTCCTCCCCCAAACCATCTCCCAGCCTGTCCACGCGCTTTGAACTTCTCTGTTTGGAGCTCACCCTTCAAGCCAAGGCCTTGACTGGCCACCTCAGCACCATCAACGCAGACTATGAATGTGCCTTCCAAGATGTTATCTGCCCAAGGCCCTCTGTCTGCAAGGACCCCCAGACTACACCAGAAAGCTCCCTGGAAAGAATGGTGTCTGGTATCCAAGCTGTACAAGGAATTGTGGTAGAAGGTCAAGAGTACAGGCCCTGCCAGGAAGACCTCCTTATGGCTCTGGAGAGCATTCTCACCCTCACCAAGGAGGTGGCCCAGAGGATCCCTGTGCTCCGAGAGTACCCAGAGGAGTGGGGAATGCACATCCTAGGCTGGCTTCGATGGGAGTGGGCAGCCAAGGCCCACCATGCTGTGGCCCAGCTGCAGGCCTGGAAAGGTGGTCACACCAAGGCCTGGAGACATCTGGCCCAGTGCTTGAAACCTTGGGAGGAGCCAGCAAGGGCCTCAGAACAGGATTCTATCCAGCCCCAGTTCTTCTGCAAGGAGGATGCAGCTGGAGCCTCTGCAATGGGCATTGTGGATTCTCAGAGTGCTGTCCCCGGAACTCCCCTAGGGAGCTCAGTGAGGACCTGTATTGCTGAGCCAGGTGTCCCTGGGACAACCACAGTGGACCTGAGCATG CGGCAAAGCAGCCCCCAGTCCCTGTCCCCGCACTGCCCAGCCACAGCAGCAGTGCCCACTGAGCTGAACCAGCCCCTCCCAGAGGACGGCAGCACAGACGGGGACAGCAGAATCACCCGGATCACTCGAGCGATGGCCAAGGAGGTGTTCCTGATGGCTCAGAGTTTGAGGAGGAGAGAATGTGTCCTG ACCAAAGATCAGCTCATTACCTCTGCTAGAAAAATTGCGACTTCTGGACAAGACTTTGCCAAACTTGTCTGCATCATTGCTAAGAACTGCATAGATCAAAGATGTTCCCAGGAGCTTTTGTGTGTGGTGGAGCAGGTTCAAACAATGAGCAACCAGCTCCGCATCATCTCCAG TGTAAAGGCCTCCCTGGCAAGAAGCAAGTCCTCTGAAGAGCTCCTAGTGGAAAATGCACAGCAGCTCCTCCAGGCTGTCTTCAAGACCATGAGGGCTGCAGAAGCTGCGAGTCTCCGG AGTTTGAGAGAACCTTCCCCAGATCCGGAGGAATTGGAAGTTGCTGCCTTCTGCCTGCAGTGGAGGAGGAAGCTGCTAAGGCACAGACTTCAAGAAACCTCAACCATGGACTGTGATGAGCTGGGCCTGCGGAAAACAAGCAGTAAACCGCCCCCCCCAACACTCGCTGCCCTGGTTCAGGAAGCATTATAA